A single Leptolyngbya sp. FACHB-261 DNA region contains:
- a CDS encoding roadblock/LC7 domain-containing protein, which produces MINANALLNVLQNFVTGTSDVQGAVLVTPDGLPLAASLPGGMDEERTSAMSAAMLSLGERIGSELARGNVERIFVQGEKGYGVLVSCGSEAVLLVLASAAAKQGLLFLEIKRVAGDLTAMLG; this is translated from the coding sequence ATGATTAATGCCAATGCCTTGTTGAATGTGCTTCAGAACTTTGTAACGGGGACCTCCGACGTGCAGGGAGCAGTGCTGGTGACGCCAGATGGTTTGCCCTTGGCTGCATCGCTGCCCGGCGGGATGGATGAGGAGCGCACTTCGGCGATGTCGGCAGCGATGCTCTCCTTGGGAGAACGGATTGGCTCAGAATTGGCGCGAGGCAATGTCGAGCGGATTTTTGTGCAGGGGGAGAAGGGTTACGGCGTTCTGGTGAGCTGTGGTTCTGAGGCAGTATTGTTGGTGCTGGCTTCAGCCGCTGCTAAGCAAGGGTTGCTGTTTTTGGAGATTAAGCGAGTTGCTGGTGACTTGACCGCAATGTTGGGGTAA
- a CDS encoding Coenzyme F420 hydrogenase/dehydrogenase, beta subunit C-terminal domain: MSPATDRSAHRKARALKTTSRRPAKELCSECGLCDTYYIHYVKDACAFLNQQVEQLEVRNHGRSRDLDNERELYFGVHQDMIAARKQSPIEGAQWTGIVSSIAIEMLNRGWVEGVVCVQNTPEDRFQPKPVIARTPEEILAARVNKPTLSPNLSVLEQIEQSGLKRLLVIGVGCQIQALRAVQDQLGLEKLYVLGTPCVDNVTRAGLQKFLDTTSRSPSTVVHYEFMQDFRVHFKHEDGSTETVPFFGLNTKELKDVFAPSCMSCFDYVNGLADLVVGYMGAPFGWQWITVRNQTGQEMLDLVMDQLETQPVMSEGNRHKAVQQSIPAYDKGMTLPMWAAKLMGVVIEKIGPKGLEYGRFSIDSHFTRNYLYLKRNHPEKLEAHVPEFAKRIVGQYKLPE, translated from the coding sequence ATGTCCCCTGCTACTGACCGTTCTGCCCATCGCAAAGCTCGCGCCCTCAAGACTACCAGTCGTCGCCCAGCCAAGGAGCTGTGCAGCGAATGTGGTCTCTGCGATACCTACTACATCCACTACGTCAAAGATGCCTGCGCCTTTCTGAACCAGCAGGTTGAGCAGCTAGAAGTCCGCAATCATGGACGCTCGCGCGATTTGGATAACGAACGCGAACTCTACTTCGGCGTGCACCAAGACATGATCGCTGCCCGCAAGCAATCGCCCATCGAAGGGGCGCAGTGGACTGGCATCGTCAGCAGTATTGCGATTGAAATGCTCAACCGGGGCTGGGTCGAGGGCGTAGTCTGCGTGCAGAACACACCAGAAGATCGCTTTCAACCCAAGCCGGTGATTGCGCGGACTCCGGAAGAAATCCTAGCGGCCCGAGTGAACAAACCAACGCTTTCTCCCAACCTTTCGGTGTTGGAGCAGATCGAGCAGTCAGGTTTGAAGCGCCTTTTGGTGATTGGTGTGGGCTGCCAAATTCAGGCATTACGAGCCGTGCAGGATCAGTTGGGCTTAGAGAAACTCTATGTGCTGGGGACACCCTGCGTAGACAATGTCACCCGAGCTGGCTTGCAGAAGTTTTTGGACACAACCAGTCGCTCGCCCAGCACGGTGGTCCATTACGAATTCATGCAAGATTTCCGTGTGCACTTCAAGCATGAAGATGGCTCGACTGAAACAGTGCCCTTTTTTGGCCTCAACACCAAAGAACTGAAGGATGTGTTTGCACCGTCTTGCATGAGTTGCTTTGACTATGTGAACGGCTTAGCCGATTTGGTTGTGGGCTATATGGGCGCTCCCTTTGGCTGGCAGTGGATTACAGTGCGCAACCAGACAGGACAAGAGATGTTGGATCTGGTGATGGACCAACTCGAAACTCAACCTGTGATGTCCGAAGGCAACCGCCATAAAGCAGTCCAGCAGAGCATCCCAGCCTATGACAAAGGTATGACCCTACCGATGTGGGCAGCAAAACTGATGGGTGTGGTAATCGAGAAAATTGGTCCAAAAGGTTTGGAATACGGACGCTTTTCGATCGATTCTCATTTCACGCGCAATTACTTGTATCTCAAGCGAAACCATCCAGAGAAACTGGAGGCTCATGTGCCGGAATTTGCCAAGCGAATTGTTGGACAATACAAATTGCCGGAGTAG
- a CDS encoding DUF4126 domain-containing protein — protein sequence MVELLASLSAAAAGGLRVALPLLLIGLLQGNQLWSQVPLLSHIPPPVVLGVLVSWSLFELIGSKNLLGQRVLQIVQLVLSPVVGAIMGLAVAQATAQPLWLVGLLGGVLALVLQVVVAGWFFRMRGLPLWAVFIQDVLCVSLVFFALDAPRQGGLIALLLLWLALRSTNEWRRWQRRAGRGKRPPD from the coding sequence ATGGTCGAACTGCTGGCGAGTCTATCTGCAGCGGCGGCAGGAGGATTGCGCGTTGCCCTGCCACTGCTATTGATTGGTCTGCTGCAGGGCAATCAACTTTGGTCGCAAGTGCCGTTGCTATCCCACATTCCTCCCCCAGTAGTGTTGGGAGTTTTGGTCAGTTGGTCGCTGTTCGAGTTAATTGGCTCCAAAAACTTATTGGGGCAGCGCGTTCTCCAAATTGTGCAACTGGTTCTGAGTCCAGTAGTCGGCGCAATCATGGGTTTGGCCGTGGCGCAAGCAACAGCGCAACCCCTGTGGTTAGTGGGGCTATTAGGTGGCGTCTTGGCTTTGGTGCTGCAGGTTGTTGTGGCCGGGTGGTTTTTCCGCATGCGCGGGCTGCCGCTCTGGGCTGTGTTTATCCAGGATGTTCTGTGTGTGTCATTAGTGTTTTTTGCGCTGGATGCTCCTCGTCAGGGCGGTTTGATCGCCCTGCTATTACTTTGGCTAGCATTACGCAGCACCAATGAGTGGCGACGCTGGCAACGTCGGGCTGGTAGGGGCAAACGCCCTCCTGACTAG
- a CDS encoding shikimate kinase: MNLFLVGMMGAGKSTVGRELAQRMSYRFLDTDALVEQISGRSVQQIFAESGEASFRQLEQQVLSELATYTRLVVATGGGIVQDASNWSYLHHGIVVWLDVAIEELLSRLRHDPTPRPLLLESPDPAAVLQRLLDQRQDRYRQADLHITVLAGESPATIAQRILEQLPTILKQ; this comes from the coding sequence GTGAATCTGTTTTTGGTTGGCATGATGGGAGCAGGCAAGTCCACCGTAGGACGGGAGCTTGCTCAGCGGATGTCTTACCGCTTCTTGGACACAGATGCTTTGGTCGAGCAGATCAGTGGACGTAGTGTCCAGCAGATCTTTGCGGAATCAGGTGAGGCTAGTTTCAGGCAGCTTGAGCAGCAGGTGCTCAGTGAGCTAGCCACTTATACCCGCTTAGTCGTTGCAACAGGGGGTGGCATTGTCCAAGACGCTAGCAACTGGTCTTATCTGCATCACGGCATTGTCGTTTGGCTAGATGTTGCTATTGAAGAGCTGTTATCGCGGTTACGCCACGACCCCACCCCGCGGCCCCTGTTATTAGAATCTCCCGATCCAGCCGCAGTGCTTCAGCGACTTTTAGACCAACGCCAAGACCGTTATCGACAAGCAGACCTGCACATTACGGTCTTAGCAGGTGAGTCGCCGGCTACTATTGCTCAGCGAATTTTGGAGCAACTCCCCACGATTCTTAAGCAGTAA